The genomic DNA GGAGCAACCATCTTCTGGTCCACCAAGTGCTGAACCGTTTGCTCAAATACAGAGTCAATGCTCGTTGCGTCCAGATCCAAAAGGCAGGCATCTGCATTCGAGAACGTTTTTTGAAGCACTCTCATTCGCAGTGGCCTGATACGGTACTGTCGGGCAATTGGGGAATCCGGAGGATCAGAACCGTAACGAAATCAAAACGATTTGACAAATTCTATAGCTTTTTTTTCGAAATAGACTCCATGTTCACTCTTGTGGCTAGCAACCGACGAAACCATCGCTCTGGCAATACCTGTACGTGGGCTTGAAATCCCTGCGAATCAAAACGGTCTTAGAGGCATTGTTAGCGAATCTTAATGTTCGCCTCTTGTGATACGAATGACTTCATCGATTGTGGTGCTGCCATCGATCATCCGTTGATAGCCAGATTGGCGGAGTGTAAGCATGCCGTGGGCCAGGCCATAGTCTCGGATAACGCCAGCGCTGACACCATCAATACACAATTTTTTAATCTCTGGATCGTTGCGGAGAAGTTCATACACTCCCATCCGTCCGGTGTATCCGATGTCGCGGCAGTCTCTGCACCCAACTGGCTTGTAAAGCGTTTCAATATTCGGCTCAGGAAAGTCAGGAGGGAGGTCGTTTGGATCAGGTCTATATGCCACTTTGCATCGCTCACACAATTTTCGCACGAGTCGTTGGGCAAGAATTCCTTCGACGGTACTCGCTACCAGATACGGTTCAACACCCATATCAACGAGCCGAGTAAAAGCACTTGGAGCGTCATTTGTGTGGAGCGTACTGAAAACCAAGTGACCAGTCAGTGACGCCTGAATCGCGCTTGTGGCGGTTTCACCGTCTCGAATTTCACCAATGAGGACCACATCGGGGTCGTGACGGAGGATACTTCGCAGGCCGGCAGCAAACGTAAGTCCAATTTTGGAGTGGACCTGAATTTGGCTGATACCGTTGAGGTGATACTCCACAGGATCTTCTACCGTGATAATCTTTGTCGCTGGGCTTTTGATTTCGTTAAGCCCACTGTAAAGCGTGGTCGTTTTTCCGCTTCCAGTTGGGCCAGTAACTAGAACAATTCCGTGCGGCATTGAGATGAGATCGGTGAATTCCTCATAGACATTTTGAGGCATACCAACGCCGCGCAGGTTGAAGACCATACGCTGTTTGTCGAGTAGACGCATGACGATGCCTTCACCATGAAGCATCGGGATGATAGAAACACGAACGTCGATTTCGCGCCCCTGCACCCGCATGTTAATGCGACCGTCTTGAGGGAGTCGCTTTTCTGCGATGTTCAACCGTGACATGATCTTCAAACGCGTCACGATCGCAGATGCAAAGTGATTGATTTCCGGAGGGACAGGTTCAATTCGTAAAATCCCATCGACACGAAAGCGGATGACAAGTCCGTTTTCCTGAGGTTCGAGATGAACATCACTCGCACGCTGTTCAAGGGCTTCGACAAGCAGTTCGTTGACAAGACGAATGACCGAAGGAGCCTGAGCTGATTCGGCGAGTTCTCCCATTCCTTCGGGGATTGCTTCGAGTAAATCAATCTCGTCTTCTGCCCGCTGCGCGACCATCTGATTGATCGTATCGCCGCCGACACCGAGATTACGTTTGATTAAGTCAAGGATTTCGTCGCGACACGCCAGAACCGGCTCGATGCGACAGCCTCCAAGCGTGCTCAGTTCATCAATCGATTCAAGGTTGAATGGATCGCTGATCGCAACTTGAACATGTCCGTTTTGGCGAGCGAGTGGAATCGCCTCATGTCGGAAAATTGCAGTTGTTGGAAACTTGTCGAGCAACTCGCGGTCGAGCTCGAATTCTTTCAGGTTTTTGAATTCCATCCCCAACTCGGCGGCGAAGAGTTGGAGAGTCTCGTCTTCGCGAATCACTCCCATTTCGATCAATGCACGATCGATCCGTTTTCCGGATTTCTCTTCGCGGGCCATTTCGAGCTGTTGCTCGTTAACCAAAGCGCGTTCCAGAAGTAGCGAACCAATATTCATGTTGGCAGAGTCGAGTGTTGAAGGACCAGGGTCAAGGAAATTCTACGTCAGAATACTCATCGTATGAGGAAGAATTTCGTGTTTTCGTTCGTCGATTCGAATCATCTGTCAAGGGGGATCGAATCTTGAGTCAGGCTGATGACCAGTTGTTCAACAACCACAATATCAAACTTTGCTCATTGAGTGGGACACTCGCGAGCCTGCTCAAAGTCTTAAAGCATGCGTTTTGAGCTCATCGGGAGAGCCTCAAGTATGATGAAATCACGAGTCCCCGTGAAGATCACTTTAGTGATCTCGTCGACTGCCGGGTGACAGGACGTCACGTCAAGCATATTCTGGATTGGCTGGTATTAACGACCACCTGTGCGGCCACCACCGGTTCGTCCTCCACCACCTTGCCGACCGCCGCCTCCGAATGGACTGGTTCCGCCACCACGTGTACGCCCCGTCGCTCCGGGTCCACCTGTGCTCGGGCGGTTACCTCCTCCACCTCCCTGCATACGTTCGCGCATCCGTTGTTCCATAAATTGGCGGATGCGATCTTGGTCTGAATTGTTCTCTGATGTGCTACTTGATCTTGACTGGTTACTTGAATTGTTGGAGGAGTTCCGGCTGCCGGTGCTGCTCACATTGACACGCGGCATGAGCGTCCCCAAGGCGTTCTGAATCATGGATGAATTCGTATTGTTCAATGGAACCACGACGACAGTTCTCCGAGCTTCCTTGGCTGAATTGTCAATGGTCTGAACGAGAGTTTCAACTTCTCGGAACAGCGCTTCGTCCGCCCAGACTGCCAGTTGATTCGTGTTTGAATCGACACTGACAGCCATTTTAATAAGTGAAGCAGGAGAGTCGCCATCTTTCCCGCCTCGTCCGCCACCCATCATGGCAGCCAATGGATTACCCCGACCTTGTTGTTGCTGTGGAGGGTCGATGTAAACCTTGTAGGTCTCTTTGACGATTTGCAGAACCTCCTTGGCATCGGCATGTTCGACTGGAATCAGGCGGGTCACTTTGTCACGCATTGAATCGGGCCACTCATTCGCGTCCAAAACTCGTAACATCTCTTCAACTTCCTTCACCTGACCGGCAGGACCAGAAACGAATAATGCGTTTAATCGTGTGTCCGGAATGATTCGAAGCGATTGCCCCGCAGCAGCGATTGAACTCAGACCGGTCATCTCTGCGAGACCACTTCCGAGTGAGGATGCTGCTCCCGAGAATGACCCGAGCATTCCGCCTGCAGAAGTTGATGAACTCACATTACTGTAAGGAAGAAGCTGTTCCAGCATGAGGGATGCTTCCGTTGCGTCAGCGGTTTGCAAGGTGAAGACAGTCCAGGAGGTCCGCGGCGGGATGACCTGCAATGTCGATTCCAGTAATTCCTCGAGCTCGTTGAGTGCTTCCGGATCGGACGAATAGAGCATTAACTCGTCACCGAGTACGGTGACATTAATATCAGAGGATGGAGTTTTCGCTGAATCCGTTGGTGTCCGCGGTTTCTCTTGATTGCGAGTTGCCGGTTCTGGAGAGGCAGGCTCGGTCTCAGGTGCTGTTTCAGACTCGCTTGCCTTTGGCGGAGCCGATTGATTGATGTAAGTCCTCAACAGGTCCAATAATTCTTTGTCGGTGTATTGAACAGGATTCGCTGATTCTGTTTGCTCAGCTGGTTCTCCGGCAGAATCTTCACTTTCGGCTGCCTGTGAATCGTCCCCAGTCGCCTGAGCCAGGACTGTTGTTTGACTGGCTGCGAGCACGGGTAAACTTCGATGTTTTGAAGTTTCCTTTGTGGAGGAATCGTTCGATTGCACCGAGTTTGGTGAGTTTTTGTCGAGTCGAATTTGCTGAGTACTCGCTGGTGGAGCAGCAGGTTCTGGTTGCCGAACCGATTGCCCCTCAGCTGGTGATTTAATGTCTCTTACTGGACCACGTTCGCCGGGATTGACGACTCTGATCGGTGAAGAAGATCGCTGATTCCACATTCGCTGAATTAACGGGAGAATTTCTTCTGGGTCACGTCCACTCAATGGGAAAGTTCTCATCCTGCTTTCACTGGAACGGTCACGTTGTCCGGTTCCATCTTCTCCGAGTTGAGCAAGAAGCTCTTTCACTTGAAGAACCTGAGCCGTGTCGCCTCGCACCATGAGTTGCCGTCCATAAACGTCTGGCTCAATGGTTGGGGCAAGATCACCATCTTTCATGAACATGGCTCGGACAGTTGTCGATGCCATGATTGGGTCCATCTTCGAGAGCGGGATGACAGTCATCTGCTGTGAACTGCTTCCGGCTCCGTCCATCTCACTGATGAGCGAAGCGACTTGCACATGTTTGTCGTTCGTCGCGAGAATGTGAATCTTTCCGTTTCGGGCATCTTCATTAATGACAACACCCGGCATCAGGGCGGTAATTGTCTTCGTCACCTCCATCGAGTTGGCAGATGTGACCGTGTAGACTCTCAAAAACGGTTTGTTCCCTTCAGACGAGAATGTGCTCGGCTCACCTTCCACGTCGATGGTTTCCAGAGCTTGTTCGACGAGTTGATGCATCTTGACGGTTGCAGAGATCAGCAATTTGTTGGTTCGCTCGTCCGCAGCAATTGTGATTCCAGTCCCGGAAGTGGAACTAGAACTTGAGCGTCTTGAGGAAGCGGCACTGACGTTTGTAACGCCAGAACTGAGCCCCAGTACACTTCGGAGCAATGTTTCTGCATCGGCAGCTGGAATGTTTTTAATGATGTACGGTTTGAAGCTTAAGTCATCCGGGCCGGGACGATTCGTGATATCTTTCAACATCAGATCGATCCGTCGCAAGTTGCTTCCAATATCGGTGACCAGGACAGAGTTGGAACTACCGAGCGCAACGACCTTCCCTTGAGGTCCTTTAACTTCATTCACCTCGGCGGCGATTTGCCCGGCGTCTACTCCTTCCAGTGGAAAGACGACAGTCAGCAGTTCGTTTTTGCCTCGGCTCGCCAACTCATCAGGAGCCACGTTGGGAATCAGATTCGGTGGAATCGGATCGTCGATGTTCAGACAAACCAGGAAGTCATCTCGATGAACCAGCACGAAACCTTTGGGGAGCAGGTAACCGTTGATGACATCGAGGGCATCTTTCGGGCTATACATTTTCTGGTCGTAGTAACTGAACGTTCCAGGTGGGACGTCAAGCAGGTCGAGTGAAAGACCAGACTCACGTGCGAAGAGTCGCAGCACTTCTGTCCATGGGGCATAGCGGAAGTTGAAGGAGAGCTGAACGTTCTCCCGATCCGCTTTTGTCGTGTTGTCGTCTTCATCCCGCTTTTCTCCGAACGACAGAACGGCTTCAGCACCCTCCGGGACTTGTTCAACCATTACTGGTCGCTCACGACGTGGTGGCGGCTGACCTCCTGAACCTTGACCACGTGATTGACCCGCATCTGCAGGAGGAGGTCCGATTCGCTGCTGCCATTTCTGTTTTTGCTCGTCGGTGAGGACCGCCATGGTGGCTTGTTCAAATTCTTCGTTGAGTTTATTCCGATCTTCTTCAGAGGAACCAAATCCGAGTGCACGAAACTTCTCGCTTCGTGATTCCTGGAGCTCTTCCAGTTTTTTCTTCTGGTCGTCAGAGAGTCCAAGTTCGGTCTGCACCTCTTCTCTTCCAAACGCGCGTAACCCCTCGCGGTGCAATCGGATTTGATCGAGTCGTTTGAACTGTTCTTCCGACAGGACAGATTTCATTTGAGTTTCAGATTGCTTGCGAGCCTCTTCCATTTTTGCTCGCAATTCGTTGCGAACTTTTTCACGTTCTTCATTTGAACTGGCAGATTGCATCCGACCAAAGATGTCCCCGAATTGCTCCCGGGAATTCCCCATCGACTCGCCGATCTCTTCCAGCTTCTTCATTTGCTCGTCAGTGATATTTACTTCACTCCGAGTCGATTCGTTTCCAAGCTCTCCAAGGAGCCCTCCACCGCGTCGGCCGGAGAATCCACCTCGTCCTCCTGGACCGCCCGGTCTGCCACCTGGACCACCGCGCATGCTGCCGCGATCGCCTCCACGGTCACCACCACGGTCGCGGCGCTCTCCCTCTTGCTGGCCTGGCAAAGAGGCTGGAATGGAAACAACTATTACAAGCCCGAGCAAAAATGCTGTGACGGCTTTAACGATTGGACTCATCGAGATGCTCCGGAGAACAGGGAGTTGCAGTCTCACTTGTAAGACTACAGGTGTTAACTGTTGTCAGGTAAGAGCTTACGGGAATTAGTCTTGGTGGGTTACAACAGTCAGTGAATATGGAAAGTTGAGTCGCATCGGTCGTGGCTGATGTTCATTGGAAGTGTTTTTCCAAGGATTCCAGAGAAGACCGGTCCGATTCTTCAATTCTGGTGTTGATATAGTATTGGTTCGTTCTGGGTGCTTATTGATCATACCTGCCCAGCTTTCATCACGTTTCATATTTAGAAACGCAAACAGAACTGTAGGAATCACTGTGATTCTCTGAAAACGAACACTTATTCAAGTTCTGTTAGAACTAAAAACCCCACAAATTCAATTTCGGACCGCGCGCCATGTTGAAAACTATGAATTTTCAGAAGTTCGGAATGTTCTTGTTGTTATGGCTTCTTTCGGCATCCTGTGTGCTAGGGGTGCTGGTCGACGAAGCTGCAGCTCAGAGGTCTGGCGATAGATCACGCGGGAGAACTTCAGACCGTGATGGTGGTCGCGAAGGTGGCCGTGATGGCAGTCGGGGCGGTGGTCGAGAGTCTCGTGGGGGGCAAGAACGGCGAGGTCCTTCGACTGAGCAGATTTTTGGATACCTTGATCGAGACAAGAATGGCCGCCTGGATCCTCAAGAGATCGAGAATTCTCGTGGCCCGTTCAAAGACATGCTTCAGCGCGCAGGTGTCGACTACAGCAGAGGACTGGATCAGCGAAATTTTGCCTCAGCGTATGAGAAAGTCCGCGAACAGCGCGAGCAAGAGTCCCGGAGTCGCCGTGACGGTGATGATGACAGCGGACGCCGCGAGGAGTACGAAAGAAGACGCAGAGAGTATGAGCAACGCAGAGAAGAAGAACGGAAGAAGGCGGATTCTGCCAAGCGAACTCCCACTTCTATCGCTTTTCGTGCAAAAGAGCGGGTGACTGTCGATATTCCTCAGCAATTTGTTGAAGGCGACGACGACGGCGATGGCCAAATTGGCTTCTATGAATGGAAAAAATGGAAGCGAGACGAAATTCATCTTTTTGCCGCTTATGACCGCAATGGAGATGGATTTCTGACACCACGCGAGCTCGAAAAAGGCCCTGTCGAGATTCCTGACGCTTCGACCGCAATAGCAGCCTCAACGACAATTTCCGGCACTCAACAGACCGGGGCGACTCCAAAAACAGCGACGACTAGCAAGGCTGAGACAGCGAAATCGGAGCAGCCCAGCGTTGATATGAATACAGCTGCTGCACGTCGAGGTGAATCAATGTTCCGGTTGCTGGATCGCAATAGAGATGGTCAGCTTGAAGAAGAGGAATGGGCGCGAGCACGAACGACGAAACCTTTATTTGAAAAGGCAGGGGTAGATCTTTCGAAACCGATGTCGAAAAATGATTTTCTCGCCAATTATGTTCGTCTTACAGAATCATAAATCGCGACCAGTCACTTGATGCCATACAATTCACTATGGACCTGTCGAACGAAGACGCTTCGTTTTGCCGGCGGGTTCAGATGACAAGGTGAACGGCTGGTCGGGATTGACGTTTTGTATCAGTTGTCCGTTCTCTGTCAGTAAAGTGAAACTTCAGTCAATAAATATGAGTATTGATTGAGAGTCTTTCCAACGATTCCATCCCTTTCGACATATTGCCTTTCCATGCCAGAATTTCAGTACAAAGCGAGAGAGTTGTCGGGACAGCAGGTCATCGGTCTTCTCACTGCAACGACTGAAAAAGAAGCGTTGGCAACACTCGCTGCCCAACAACTGTTTCCGCTTCAGGTTGACCTTGCAGAGTCCAGCAAGGCCGCAGCGAAACAAGTTAATCGACGTGTCCCGTCCAAGTACCTGACAGTTTTTTATTCTCAGTTGGCGGATCTGCTGAAGTCTGGTGTGCCGTTGTTGCGGTCGTTGGAACTTCTTTCGAAACAATCTTCACATTCTGCTCTCAAAGTTGTTGTTGCAGACGTAAGAGATCAGGTCGCTGAAGGTTCGCGACTCTATGACGCGATGAAATCGCACCCGAAGGCGTTCTCCCCTCTCATGGTCAGTATGGTCCATGCTGGTGAAGAAGGTGGGTTCATGGAGGATGTTCTCAAGCGAATCGCGGCGTTTACTGAACAGCAAGAAGAACTCAAAGGTCGCGTCATCGGAGCAATGGTGTATCCCGTCTTTCTATTGATGGTCGGGGGAGGTGTTGTCACAGTGATGTTGGCATGGCTGGTGCCAAAGTTTGATGGGCTCTTCGAGAATATGGCTGCCCGAGGAGAACTTCCCTGGGCGACGACGGCACTCATGGGAATGAGTGAAGCGACTCAGAAATACTGGGCGGTCGTGTTATTGGCTGCTGCTGGTGGAATCATTGGGTTGTTGAAATGGCTGAAAACGGAGGATGGTCGACGTAAGCTCGATGTGTTCCGTTTGCGGGCAGTCGGAATCGGTCGAATTGTCCGCAGCTTGGCCGTTGCCAGATTTTGTCGGGTCTTGGGAACGTTGTTGAAAAACGGTGTTCCTGTACTCACATCCTTAAAAATTGCCAAGGATGCGACGGCGAATGTGGTTCTGTCGGATGCCATTGATGTTGCAGCGTCGAACATTTCAGAGGGAAAATCATTAGCTGGCCCGTTGGCTGCCAGTAAGCAGTTTCCTGAAGAGATTGTAGAGATGATCGCAGTCGGCGAAGAAGCCAACAACCTGGAAAATGTTTTGATTGATATTTCAGAAAACCTGGAACGGCGAACAAGTCGCGAAATTGAGATGGTCGTCCGACTTCTGGAACCGATGCTACTGCTTTGTCTGGCTGCAGTTGTCCTTTTTGTTGTCATTGCACTCTTATTACCGATCCTTCAAAGCTCCAGCATTGTTTAATAAAATGAGGCTCAGTTACGAAACAAGTTTTTGAAGTCTGCTGAACGATTTGGAGAAGCGTTCTATCTCGTGAAAAGCAGTCAATGAGTTCATGATATAATGTCATGGAACCAACTGTCACGGGCACGACAAACATCATCTATGATCGAAGAATGATCCCCAAATATGACGTACCTCATCGGTGCGTTTAGAATACTAACGAAAAAACTATGAAGGAGACGGACCCATGCGAACACAACAATTCAATCAGAGACAACACAAAAGACGTCGACCTGGCGGTTTTACGCTGTTGGAAGTGTTGATCGTGCTCGCCATCATCGGTGTGATTGCAGCCATGGCTGTTCCACGACTGCTGGGACAACAGCAGTCTGCCAATGTCAAAGTCACAAAAACTGCGATCACGAACTTGGAGCAGGCTGCGAAGCTGTATGCCGTCGACAATCTCGGCGAACCGCCTGAGTCCATTGATGTGATGCTTTCCAAACGAGAAGACGGAACCGCTGCGGTTCTCGATAAAATTCCAACTGATGCTTGGAACAACCCACTCAACTACGAATATCCTAACTCACGTGCAGATACGGAATCGCCAGCGATCTGGTCGAACGGAAAGAACCGCAAGAATGACAACGGCTCTGGCGACGACATCAATAACTGGGACGACAAGCTGAACCAGTAACGATGGCTCACATTGAAATGAATCACCATGCACCAGCATCGAAGAGTTCAACCTGTTGACGACCTGCGCGGGCGCCGCTCCGCGTTTACGGTCCTTGAACTCATTCTGGTGCTGGCGGTCATTGTCGCGATTGCGGGCATCAGCTGGCCGCGCATGTCGGGTTTTTTAAAACGTGAAAGTGTGATGGGCAACGTTGAGCAGGTGAGGCAAGTTCTCGACCATGCTCGCGTGCAAGCGGTTGAAGATGGGATCACCTATCAATTTCGCTTCGAACCGAACGGACGAAAATACGTCCTTCTGCCTTACGATCTTCAGGTCCATACGGACGAACAAGCTTCCGCCAGCCAAACTCTTCAGGAAACGGGATCTGGCGGTATCAAGCAGGCGATCACACATGAACTGTCGGAAGACTGCCAGTTCTATATGCCGACCACTTTAATTTCTGATCAGCCGATGATTCTTGAACGGCTTCCGGAAGCGTGGTTGAACATGGTTCAGAACGGCGTCCAACATCGTGATGTGAGTTGGTCTGCCCCTATTCTCTTTTATGCTGACGGATCAGCCACCACAGGAGCGGTCACAGTCGTTGATGAGGACAAACGGTACATTTCAGTTTCAGTTCGCGGATTGACCGGAGCTGTTGTGACATCACGAATCTCACAATTACCGGAGCAGTTTGGTGGATCGTCGAACTAACATCACTTCTGAAGATGTCGAGGCGTCCTGCTGCAAAGGAGGAGTCTTTGCAACGAAGATTCTCTGCACTTCATGGAGACTCTCTCGATCGTGTCGTTCTACGCAAATTGATCGAGAGGATCGAAAAGGGATCACTCTCTTTGAAGTGGTTCTCGCACTCGCGATCTTCCTGGGAGCAACAGCTGTCATCGGTCAAGTGTTACAGAACGGGTCTCGTGCAGCCACACGAGCACAACTGACTGGTGATGCTGCAGTGCGTTGCGAGCGAAAAATGAACGAAGTCCTTTCCGGAGTTCTTCCACTCTCTGCGGAGAATCGAGCCCCATTCGAAGATAGCGCAGCCTGGGTTTGGACTGTCAATGTTCTTGACTCCGAGGTCATTGGTTTGTTGAAAGTCGAAGTGATCGTCGAGCATCTGAGTAGCCGTGGAGATGTCAACAATTCGTTTCAACTCACACGGCTAGTTCGCGATCCGCAAATTTATGAAGAAGCGGCCATCATCCCGGATGAGGAGTTATGATGTCCTTCGAAAAACAGACGAATACGAGACCAAGACTGCGGACGCAAAGCGGACCGGACGAAAAACGATGGAACCAGAACCGCGATGGGTTTTCCCTCGTTGAAGTACTGATCGCACTCGCACTGACTGTTCTACTTCTGAGCGCTGTCTATTCAGCGGTCGGGTTGCACTTACGCTTTCAAACCGCTGGTCGAGACCAAGTCAACAAGTCTCAACTGATGCGGGCTCTGATACGCAAGATGGACGAAGACTTCGGCAGTATCGTTCTTTATGTTGAGCAGGCCGACGAAGAAGAGCCCGACGAAAGTAGTGTTGAAAACCTTGAGCCGCTCGACGATGTTTCTGATACCGCACTCACCATTGGAGGGCTGGAGTCAGAGAGTGCTCCGATCACCTTTGGAGTGGTAGGTACTTCGGAGTTCGTTCATTTGTGCGTCAGCCGCCCACTGCGTGATCTCTCGTACGATAGCATTTACACTGAATCGCCTTCCTCAGGACGTTCGAACGATTTACTCACCGTCACTTATGGTTTGGCACCTGTTGATGTCAGTATGTTGATTGATCCCAGAAAACCCAAGTACGACGTCCGCGATGATTCAATGTTCGATGGTCGTCCTGAGACCGGATTTGGGCGGCGGAGTATTGATCTGTATGCCTTCGACTCAGCGACCGACTTTCTGGATTCAGAGCATGTGCTGGCTACGGAAATTTCGGAAGTTCAGTTCTCGTACTTCGACGGAACTGCCTGGCTCGCTTCTTGGGACAGCCGAGAGATCGGGGGGTTGCCGCGAGCTGTGAAAGTCACATTTGGGATTTGGCAGCAACCGGCGAAGACTTCTCAAAAGGGATATCAGTACTCTGGAACTGGTACAGTGTTTAATGTGGAACACGTGTTTCATATTCCGTTAGCAATTCCGTTGATGGAGTAATCTGATGTTGATTCGCTGTCCATCTGAAAACTGTTCACACCGATCAGCAAGTGCGTTGATTCTGGTGCTTGTTGTCATTGTGATGCTCACCTTGGGGGCATACACCTTTTCAGAGTTAATGATCACTGAATATCAGGCGTCCGATGCTTATGCTCGCCGGGTTCAATCGCAGATGTGGGCGGAGTCAGGAGTCGATTACGTTGCAATGTTGCTCACACCCGATGGTGGTGGATTCGACTCGGACCTGTACGACGATCCGGGACTGTTCCATATCGCTTTAGATCCCGGTGCCGGGTTTTCCATTGTCGCTCCGAGAGAGAGTGTCGACTCGTCCGGGATAGATTCTCAGGCATCGAGTGATGGCTTGCGTTTCGGACTGGTCGATGAGTGTGCCAAGTTGAACATTAACGTTCTGGCGAACTTCAATCCCGACGACAACACTGCCCGCAACATGTTAATGGAACTTCCTAACATGACCGAAGCCATCGCAGATTCGATTCTCGACTGGATTGATGCGGATGATGAACAACGTGAATACGGTGCCGAAGCTGACAGCTATTCGACCGTCTTCCCAAGAAATGGTCCAATTGACAGCCTCGAAGAACTGATGCTCGTCCTGGGAGTCGAGCCGGCGCTGATGTATGGTGAGGATGCCAATCGAAACGGAATTCTCGACCCGAATGAAAATGACGGAGAACTCTCACTTCCTGCGGACAATGAAGATGGAGTTCTCGATCTCGGCTGGGCTGCCTATTTGACGACTTACAGC from Thalassoglobus polymorphus includes the following:
- a CDS encoding prepilin-type N-terminal cleavage/methylation domain-containing protein; its protein translation is MMSFEKQTNTRPRLRTQSGPDEKRWNQNRDGFSLVEVLIALALTVLLLSAVYSAVGLHLRFQTAGRDQVNKSQLMRALIRKMDEDFGSIVLYVEQADEEEPDESSVENLEPLDDVSDTALTIGGLESESAPITFGVVGTSEFVHLCVSRPLRDLSYDSIYTESPSSGRSNDLLTVTYGLAPVDVSMLIDPRKPKYDVRDDSMFDGRPETGFGRRSIDLYAFDSATDFLDSEHVLATEISEVQFSYFDGTAWLASWDSREIGGLPRAVKVTFGIWQQPAKTSQKGYQYSGTGTVFNVEHVFHIPLAIPLME